A single region of the Sorghum bicolor cultivar BTx623 chromosome 9, Sorghum_bicolor_NCBIv3, whole genome shotgun sequence genome encodes:
- the LOC8084730 gene encoding uncharacterized protein LOC8084730 — MGKKRAAAVSAPAAVPFPAPAAAPEPEPNHFSDYGFDPQLLHFFSQPEVKRLWGRRQRHYQQPAQLKPLESARFKLQKPISKKLHHHHRPQKQQQRRRWWSSAASAALHLFKKRPSSSTTTRPAPAAAPTPYPPYGSTAAPLYLADYDAAGGDDDDGGAAACTCWAPAVRSGGSRLAAAELGAAAVAVPYVSLRSTSSLAGARTTGGAPVMPIYLVT, encoded by the exons ATGGGGAAGAAGCGAGCGGCGGCCGTGAGTGCTCCTGCTGCTGTCCCGTTCCCggcgcccgccgccgcgccggagccggagccgaaCCACTTCAGCGACTACGGCTTCGACCCGCAGCTCCTCCACTTCTTCTCCCAG CCTGAGGTGAAGCGGCTGTGGGGTAGGCGCCAGCGCCACTACCAGCAGCCTGCGCAGTTGAAGCCCCTAGAGTCCGCACGGTTCAAGCTCCAGAAGCCCATCTCCAAGaagctccaccaccaccaccgcccgcagaagcagcagcagcggcgccggtggtggagctccgccgcctccgccgcgctGCATCTCTTCAAGAagcgcccctcctcctccaccaccaccagacCCGCACCCGCCGCAGCTCCGACTCCATATCCCCCGTACGGGTCGACCGCCGCGCCTCTGTACCTCGCCGACTACGACGCTGCCGgcggggacgacgacgacggcggcgcggccGCGTGCACGTGCTGGGCGCCGGCCGTGCGGTCCGGAGGCAGCCGCCTGGCCgccgccgagctcggcgccgcCGCAGTGGCGGTTCCCTACGTCAGCCTCAGGTCCACTAGCAGCCTCGCCGGCGCTCGTACTACTGGAGGCGCTCCAGTGATGCCCATCTACCTCGTGACGTGA